Proteins co-encoded in one Hymenobacter swuensis DY53 genomic window:
- a CDS encoding YheT family hydrolase, protein MPLIADSPYQAPFYQFNGHLQTIIPSLWRTVPEVRYQRERVETDDGDFLDLDWSRRPVGQPCDTLAIVSHGLEGDAGRPYVRGMVRALNHAGLDALAWNYRSCSGEMNRLLRSYHLGDTDDLDFVVRYALGTARYRRVFLTGFSAGGNVTLKYLGENAARVPKEVQRAAVFSVPTDLKASSYQIGRFENRVYLNRFMKTLRAKMRQKAALLPGQVDLTDLDALLDFPQFDDRFTAPMHGFKSADAYYAHASSGQYLSGIRIPTLLVNAQNDPFLPPSCFPRDAASGSPYLFLETPTDGGHVGFGEGTPDGDYYSERRAVQFLTAEVPG, encoded by the coding sequence ATGCCACTTATTGCCGACTCCCCTTACCAAGCGCCGTTCTACCAGTTCAACGGCCACCTGCAAACCATCATTCCCAGCCTCTGGCGCACGGTGCCGGAGGTGCGCTACCAGCGCGAACGGGTGGAAACTGACGACGGCGACTTTCTGGACCTAGACTGGTCGCGCCGGCCCGTCGGGCAACCGTGCGATACACTGGCCATTGTATCGCACGGTTTGGAGGGTGACGCTGGCCGGCCCTACGTGCGCGGAATGGTACGGGCCCTCAACCACGCCGGCCTTGATGCGCTGGCCTGGAACTACCGCAGCTGCAGCGGCGAAATGAACCGCCTGCTCCGCTCCTACCATCTCGGCGACACCGACGACCTGGATTTTGTAGTGCGCTACGCGTTGGGCACGGCCCGCTACCGCCGCGTCTTCCTCACGGGCTTCTCGGCCGGCGGCAACGTCACACTCAAGTACTTGGGCGAAAATGCGGCCCGGGTGCCGAAGGAAGTGCAGCGGGCGGCCGTGTTTTCGGTGCCGACTGACCTGAAAGCCAGTTCTTACCAGATCGGCCGCTTCGAGAACCGGGTGTACCTCAACCGCTTCATGAAAACCCTGCGCGCCAAAATGCGCCAGAAAGCGGCTCTCCTCCCCGGCCAGGTAGACCTCACCGACCTCGACGCGCTTCTCGACTTCCCCCAATTCGACGACCGGTTTACGGCACCCATGCACGGCTTCAAGTCGGCAGATGCGTACTACGCGCATGCCAGCTCCGGCCAGTACCTGAGTGGCATCCGGATACCCACCCTGCTGGTAAACGCCCAGAACGACCCGTTTCTGCCACCCTCCTGCTTCCCGCGCGACGCGGCCAGCGGCAGCCCCTACCTGTTCTTGGAAACGCCCACGGACGGCGGCCACGTCGGCTTCGGCGAGGGCACGCCGGACGGCGACTATTATTCCGAGCGGCGGGCGGTGCAGTTTCTGACGGCGGAAGTGCCGGGATGA
- the pyk gene encoding pyruvate kinase — protein sequence MESRPHFNRTKIIATVGPASNTYEKLGMLMREGVDVFRLNFSHGSHEDHLSVINTVRRLNKDMRTNVGLLQDLQGPKIRLGEVEGGGVEIKAGDKIKLVCGEKEISTATRLSTIYLGLARDVKAGDMILIDDGKIELRVLATDRDTEVDVEVIYGGLVKPRKGINLPDSEVSAPSMTEKDIEDLKFGLENDVDWIALSFARRAEDIRFIKSLIAESGKTARVIAKIETPEGLKNLDEIIAMTDAVMVARGDLGVEVKMEEVPMAQKMIVDKCNKAGKPVIVATQMMESMITAPRPTRAETSDVANAVIDGADAVMLSAETAVGAYPAEVIRSMVGTIMSVETQMPALFHHWHPISSEAPTFMVDSVLSAACHLAKNTGAKAITGMTHRGYTAFQIAKYRPKAHIFIFTDNRSLLTTLSLVWGVRGFYYDRMVSTDSTVSDIKYALTTTGHLQKGDIFINTASMPINEKGKTNMVKVSVA from the coding sequence ATGGAATCTCGCCCACACTTTAATAGAACCAAGATTATTGCCACCGTTGGCCCCGCCTCCAACACGTATGAGAAGCTGGGTATGCTGATGCGGGAAGGCGTGGACGTATTCAGGCTCAACTTCTCCCACGGCAGCCACGAAGATCACCTCTCGGTGATTAATACAGTGCGCCGCCTCAATAAAGATATGCGCACCAACGTGGGCCTGCTGCAGGATTTGCAGGGCCCCAAAATTCGCCTCGGCGAAGTAGAAGGCGGCGGCGTAGAAATCAAAGCCGGCGACAAAATCAAGCTGGTATGCGGCGAGAAGGAAATCAGCACGGCCACGCGCCTGAGCACGATTTACCTGGGCCTGGCCCGCGACGTGAAGGCCGGTGACATGATCCTCATTGACGACGGCAAGATTGAACTGCGTGTGCTGGCCACCGACCGGGACACGGAAGTGGACGTGGAAGTTATCTACGGCGGCCTGGTGAAGCCCCGCAAAGGCATCAACCTACCCGACTCCGAGGTATCGGCCCCGTCGATGACGGAAAAGGATATTGAGGATCTGAAATTCGGACTGGAAAACGACGTGGACTGGATTGCGCTGTCGTTTGCCCGCCGCGCCGAGGACATCCGCTTTATCAAGAGCCTGATTGCTGAGAGTGGCAAAACGGCCCGCGTGATTGCCAAAATCGAGACGCCCGAAGGGCTTAAGAACCTCGACGAAATCATTGCCATGACCGACGCCGTAATGGTTGCCCGCGGCGACCTGGGCGTGGAGGTGAAGATGGAAGAGGTGCCGATGGCCCAGAAAATGATTGTGGACAAGTGCAACAAGGCCGGCAAGCCGGTAATCGTGGCTACCCAAATGATGGAAAGCATGATTACGGCTCCCCGCCCCACCCGCGCCGAAACCAGCGACGTGGCCAACGCCGTTATCGACGGGGCCGATGCCGTGATGCTCTCGGCCGAAACGGCCGTGGGTGCTTACCCGGCCGAGGTAATCCGCTCGATGGTGGGCACGATTATGAGCGTGGAAACCCAGATGCCCGCGCTGTTTCACCACTGGCACCCCATTTCCTCCGAGGCGCCGACCTTCATGGTTGACAGCGTGCTGTCGGCGGCCTGCCATTTGGCCAAGAACACAGGGGCTAAGGCCATTACCGGCATGACGCACCGGGGCTACACCGCATTCCAGATTGCCAAATACCGCCCCAAGGCACACATCTTCATCTTCACCGATAATCGTTCCCTGCTCACTACCTTGAGCCTGGTGTGGGGCGTGCGGGGTTTCTACTACGACCGGATGGTGAGTACCGACAGCACCGTTTCGGACATCAAATACGCCCTAACGACCACCGGCCACCTGCAGAAAGGCGACATCTTCATCAACACCGCTTCCATGCCCATCAATGAGAAGGGCAAGACAAATATGGTAAAAGTGAGCGTGGCGTAA
- the tgt gene encoding tRNA guanosine(34) transglycosylase Tgt, with product MTFDLVAKDPHSKARAGVVHTDHGAIETPIFMPVGTAGTVKAVQQRDLKDDINAQIILGNTYHLYLRPGLEVIGKAGGLHKFNGWDRPILTDSGGYQVYSLSGTRKIKEEGVKFRSHIDGSQHLFSPEGVMDIQRTIGADIIMAFDECTPWPCEYSYAARSLDMTHRWLKRCITRFDGTEGHYGYSQTLFPIVQGSTFKDLRVKSAEFIAEQGREGNAIGGLSVGEPADMMYEMTEIVCDILPKDKPRYLMGVGTPANILENIALGVDMFDCVMPTRNARNGMLFTTQGIMNIANKKWADDFTPIDEELGGYVSTFYSRSYVRHLFHSKEMLGPQIASIHNLTFYLWLVKQARQQILAGTFREWKDRMVKQVMTRL from the coding sequence ATGACCTTCGACCTCGTAGCCAAAGACCCGCACTCCAAAGCCCGCGCCGGCGTAGTGCACACCGACCACGGTGCCATTGAAACGCCCATTTTTATGCCCGTGGGCACGGCCGGCACCGTGAAAGCCGTACAGCAGCGCGACCTGAAAGACGATATCAACGCCCAGATCATTCTCGGTAATACCTACCACCTGTACCTGCGCCCCGGGCTGGAAGTCATCGGTAAGGCCGGCGGGCTGCACAAGTTCAACGGCTGGGACCGGCCCATCCTCACCGACTCGGGTGGGTACCAGGTGTACTCGTTGTCGGGCACGCGCAAAATCAAGGAGGAAGGCGTGAAGTTCCGTTCCCACATTGATGGCTCGCAGCACCTGTTTTCGCCCGAGGGCGTGATGGACATCCAGCGCACTATCGGGGCCGACATCATCATGGCTTTCGATGAGTGCACGCCCTGGCCCTGCGAGTACAGCTACGCCGCCCGCTCCCTGGATATGACGCACCGCTGGCTCAAGCGCTGCATCACGCGCTTCGACGGCACCGAGGGCCACTACGGCTACTCCCAGACGCTGTTCCCGATTGTGCAGGGCTCCACGTTCAAGGATCTGCGCGTGAAATCGGCGGAGTTTATTGCCGAGCAGGGCCGCGAGGGCAACGCCATCGGGGGCCTGAGCGTAGGCGAGCCGGCCGACATGATGTATGAGATGACGGAAATTGTGTGCGACATCCTGCCCAAGGATAAGCCGCGCTACCTGATGGGCGTGGGCACGCCGGCTAACATCCTCGAAAACATTGCGCTGGGCGTAGATATGTTCGACTGTGTGATGCCGACCCGTAACGCCCGCAACGGCATGCTGTTCACCACGCAAGGCATCATGAACATTGCCAACAAGAAATGGGCCGACGACTTCACGCCGATTGACGAGGAGTTGGGCGGCTACGTGAGCACCTTTTACTCGCGCAGCTACGTGCGCCACCTGTTCCACAGCAAGGAAATGCTGGGCCCGCAGATTGCCTCCATCCACAACCTTACCTTCTACCTGTGGCTGGTGAAGCAGGCCCGCCAGCAGATTCTGGCTGGCACCTTCCGCGAGTGGAAGGACCGAATGGTGAAGCAGGTGATGACAAGATTGTAG
- a CDS encoding RNA polymerase sigma factor, with product MEVNQEKQFSAKAKHDFKLIRAAVEKNDGKAYAELMQIYKKPVYHVVLKMVRNPDDAEDLTIEAFAKAFRNLHKFNPEFAFSTWLFRIATNNCIDFIRKNKIKTMSIDSAIKIDNGDEITIDFRDQNLNPQETAIKNQKIEIMQHVVSRLPDKYQRLVTLRYFDELSYEEIAQELKAPLGTVKAQLHRARELLYDMVKNKKEII from the coding sequence ATGGAAGTAAATCAGGAAAAACAGTTCTCCGCCAAAGCCAAGCACGACTTCAAGCTGATTCGGGCCGCTGTGGAAAAGAACGATGGCAAGGCGTACGCCGAGCTGATGCAGATCTACAAGAAGCCCGTGTACCACGTGGTGTTGAAGATGGTGCGTAACCCCGACGACGCCGAGGACCTCACCATCGAAGCCTTCGCCAAGGCCTTCCGCAACCTGCATAAGTTCAACCCCGAGTTTGCCTTCAGCACCTGGTTGTTCCGCATTGCCACCAATAACTGCATCGACTTTATTCGCAAGAATAAAATCAAGACGATGTCGATTGATTCGGCCATCAAGATTGACAACGGTGACGAAATAACCATCGACTTCCGCGACCAGAACCTGAACCCGCAGGAGACGGCCATCAAAAACCAGAAAATCGAAATTATGCAGCACGTGGTGTCCCGGCTGCCCGATAAGTACCAGCGCCTCGTGACGCTGCGCTACTTCGATGAACTGAGCTACGAGGAAATTGCGCAGGAGTTGAAAGCGCCCCTCGGCACCGTGAAAGCCCAGCTACACCGCGCCCGGGAGCTGCTCTATGACATGGTGAAAAACAAAAAGGAAATCATCTAG
- the rpsT gene encoding 30S ribosomal protein S20: MANHKSALKRIRSNEAKRVLNRYQAKSTRTAVKKLRATTDVSAAQELLKKVSSMLDRLAKKNIIHKNKAANNKSKLAKFVKSLAA; encoded by the coding sequence ATGGCAAACCACAAGTCGGCCCTCAAGCGCATCCGTTCCAACGAAGCAAAGCGCGTATTGAACCGTTACCAGGCTAAATCTACCCGCACCGCCGTTAAGAAACTGCGTGCTACCACCGACGTTTCGGCTGCTCAGGAGCTGCTGAAGAAAGTATCGTCGATGCTGGACCGTCTGGCCAAAAAGAACATCATTCACAAGAACAAAGCCGCCAACAACAAATCGAAGCTGGCTAAGTTCGTGAAGTCGCTGGCTGCGTAA
- a CDS encoding IPExxxVDY family protein, which translates to MKTLTLEVDYECDFDLFGLVSSSREHTLAWVLNRTLHLRLVKQQDLIYDLLHKGRLVISNYLHATEHYTMRLLRNRSVDPSPLKKPFLAPDIKEYDYLLQVSTGTSSLPPEALLGQLAALPEVQLISQFDPNDLKFKENLLF; encoded by the coding sequence ATGAAAACCCTCACGCTGGAGGTGGACTACGAGTGCGACTTCGACCTGTTCGGGCTTGTTTCGTCGAGCCGGGAGCACACGCTGGCCTGGGTGCTTAACCGCACGTTGCACCTGCGCCTGGTGAAGCAGCAGGACCTGATTTACGACCTGCTGCACAAGGGCCGCCTCGTCATCAGCAACTACCTGCACGCCACCGAGCACTACACCATGCGCCTGCTGCGCAACCGCTCCGTTGACCCCTCGCCCCTGAAAAAGCCCTTCCTAGCCCCCGATATCAAAGAGTACGACTACCTGCTTCAGGTCAGCACCGGTACCAGCAGCCTGCCGCCAGAGGCCCTGCTTGGGCAGCTAGCCGCGTTGCCCGAGGTACAGCTAATCAGTCAGTTTGACCCGAATGACCTTAAATTCAAAGAAAATCTGCTCTTTTGA
- the fabF gene encoding beta-ketoacyl-ACP synthase II codes for MSLRRVVVTGLGAITPLGNTVPAYWEGLRAGVSGAAPITRFDASKFKTRFACEVKNYSPDTYFPTKEGRKMDIFTQFALIAADEAIQDANLEGVDKDRVGVIWGSGIGGLTSLQAECIAFANGDGTPRFNPFFIPKMIADSASGNISIRHKFRGPNFVTTSACASSSDSIISAFNYIRLNMADVMVTGGSEAAITESGVGGFNALKAMSERNDAPEQASRPYDKERDGFVLGEGAASLILEEYEHAKARGAKIYAELIGGGMSADAYHITAPDPEGNGVVLVMQNALRDAGITPADVDYINTHGTSTPLGDGAEVKAIQKVFGEDAYNLNISSTKSMTGHLLGGAGAIEAVACILAMQHSLVPPTINHFTDDPELDPKLNFTFNKAQSREVNVAMSNTFGFGGHNTSVIFRKIAS; via the coding sequence ATGTCTCTTCGGAGAGTTGTCGTGACCGGCCTGGGTGCCATTACCCCGCTGGGCAACACCGTACCCGCTTATTGGGAAGGCCTGCGAGCCGGCGTGAGTGGGGCCGCCCCCATCACCCGCTTCGACGCCAGCAAGTTCAAGACCCGCTTCGCCTGCGAAGTGAAGAACTACTCCCCCGACACGTACTTTCCCACCAAGGAAGGTCGGAAAATGGACATCTTCACCCAGTTTGCCCTGATTGCCGCCGATGAGGCCATTCAGGATGCCAACCTGGAGGGAGTGGACAAGGACCGGGTGGGCGTTATTTGGGGTTCCGGTATCGGGGGGCTCACGTCTCTGCAAGCCGAGTGCATTGCCTTCGCCAACGGCGACGGCACGCCCCGCTTCAACCCGTTCTTTATTCCGAAGATGATTGCCGACAGCGCGTCGGGCAACATCTCCATCCGCCACAAATTCCGGGGCCCGAACTTCGTGACCACCTCGGCCTGCGCGTCCTCTTCTGACTCCATCATCTCGGCCTTCAACTACATCCGCCTGAACATGGCCGATGTGATGGTGACTGGGGGCTCGGAGGCGGCCATCACCGAATCGGGGGTGGGCGGCTTCAATGCCCTTAAGGCCATGAGCGAGCGGAACGACGCCCCCGAGCAAGCCTCCCGCCCCTACGACAAGGAGCGTGACGGTTTTGTACTGGGGGAAGGGGCTGCCTCGCTGATTCTGGAGGAATATGAGCACGCCAAGGCGCGCGGGGCCAAAATTTACGCCGAGCTGATTGGTGGCGGTATGTCGGCCGATGCGTACCACATTACGGCCCCCGACCCCGAGGGCAACGGCGTAGTGCTGGTGATGCAGAATGCGCTGCGCGACGCCGGTATCACGCCCGCCGATGTGGACTACATCAACACCCACGGCACCAGCACCCCGCTGGGCGACGGGGCCGAGGTGAAGGCCATTCAGAAAGTATTCGGCGAAGACGCCTACAACCTGAACATCAGCTCTACCAAGAGCATGACGGGCCACCTGTTGGGGGGAGCCGGCGCCATTGAGGCCGTGGCCTGCATCCTGGCTATGCAGCATAGCTTGGTGCCGCCCACTATTAACCACTTCACCGACGACCCCGAACTGGACCCCAAGCTGAACTTCACGTTTAACAAGGCCCAGTCCCGCGAGGTGAACGTGGCCATGAGTAATACCTTCGGATTTGGCGGCCACAATACGTCGGTCATCTTCCGCAAAATCGCTTCGTAA
- a CDS encoding MutS-related protein, which yields MWTSSRKRLARLEAAWQQPATRSAHFPLVTRYYDLVQHESTYHRLPDQTWADLNGDLLFELLDTTVSRIGQQCLYHRLRSPLADEAALREFDAAATLLAQQPGARGQALLALGQLTAHEAYYQVDLISGEPLPTVPGARFAPLLALGLVATLLGGFWLPLLWVGTLSLALTNAVFHFWQRQWIEHCVRPLLQLGRLHRAGRELQQADLPFRPLQQLAAPLVQLGAFVRQVAFFQVADSWLLELLKMLLLLDVLLYARCRVAVQQHAPAIRTVFEAVGYVDCALAVASFRQRHATCVPHFGPTAEGIRLQAGYHPLVLGCVPNDLTLAGSGVLLTGSNMSGKTTFMRTLGVSSLLAQTIATCPATAYHAPFCRVLTSLSLADSLPTGKSYYLVEAETMRQLLLACDAAPNSYLLLLDELFKGTNTQERIAANKAVLEYLQPRSWVMAATHDGELGALLQSCFAEYHFCETVTAEDWYFDYRLKAGPLTTRNAIRLLARLHYPAQVVAAAQALSAILSTQAQAESI from the coding sequence ATGTGGACTTCTTCCCGCAAGCGCTTAGCCCGCTTGGAGGCGGCCTGGCAGCAGCCAGCTACGCGCTCCGCCCACTTTCCCTTGGTAACCCGCTACTACGACCTCGTACAGCACGAGTCTACCTACCACCGCCTGCCGGACCAAACCTGGGCGGACCTGAACGGCGACCTGCTCTTCGAATTGCTTGATACCACGGTGAGCCGAATAGGTCAGCAGTGCTTGTACCACCGCCTGCGCAGCCCGCTCGCCGACGAGGCCGCCTTACGCGAGTTTGATGCCGCCGCAACGCTACTGGCGCAGCAACCCGGCGCGCGCGGGCAAGCCCTGCTCGCCCTCGGCCAGCTGACTGCTCACGAGGCGTACTACCAGGTCGATTTGATTAGTGGCGAACCGCTCCCCACAGTGCCCGGCGCCCGCTTCGCGCCGCTGCTCGCGCTGGGGCTGGTGGCCACGTTGCTGGGGGGCTTTTGGCTGCCCTTGCTCTGGGTAGGGACACTCTCGTTGGCCCTCACCAATGCGGTGTTTCATTTCTGGCAGCGTCAGTGGATTGAGCACTGTGTTCGCCCGCTGCTGCAACTGGGCCGCTTGCACCGGGCGGGGCGGGAGTTGCAGCAGGCGGACCTACCCTTTCGGCCGCTTCAGCAACTGGCAGCGCCCCTGGTCCAGCTGGGGGCTTTCGTGCGGCAGGTAGCGTTCTTTCAGGTAGCAGACAGCTGGCTGCTGGAACTGCTCAAGATGCTACTGCTGCTCGACGTGTTGCTGTATGCCCGTTGCCGGGTGGCTGTGCAGCAACACGCGCCCGCCATCCGGACGGTCTTTGAGGCAGTTGGCTACGTCGATTGTGCCTTGGCGGTGGCCAGCTTCCGCCAGCGCCACGCCACCTGCGTGCCCCACTTCGGGCCGACGGCCGAGGGCATCCGGCTGCAGGCCGGTTACCACCCGCTGGTACTGGGGTGCGTGCCGAATGACCTGACTCTGGCCGGGTCAGGCGTACTACTTACCGGCTCGAATATGTCGGGTAAGACCACCTTTATGCGCACATTGGGCGTGAGTTCCCTGCTGGCCCAGACCATAGCCACCTGCCCGGCTACCGCCTACCATGCCCCTTTTTGCAGGGTGCTCACCAGCCTCAGTCTGGCTGATAGCCTGCCCACGGGCAAGAGTTACTACTTAGTGGAGGCCGAAACCATGCGGCAGTTGCTGCTGGCCTGCGACGCGGCTCCCAACAGCTACCTGCTGCTGCTGGATGAGCTGTTCAAAGGCACGAATACCCAGGAGCGCATTGCGGCTAACAAAGCCGTGCTGGAATACCTGCAGCCCCGCAGCTGGGTAATGGCGGCCACCCACGATGGAGAGTTGGGCGCGCTATTGCAGTCATGCTTTGCCGAATACCACTTTTGCGAGACGGTCACGGCGGAAGACTGGTATTTCGACTACCGCCTCAAAGCCGGGCCACTGACCACGCGCAACGCCATCCGGTTGCTGGCGCGCCTACACTACCCGGCACAGGTGGTAGCCGCCGCGCAGGCGCTTAGCGCCATATTGTCTACACAAGCGCAGGCCGAGAGTATATAA
- the rnc gene encoding ribonuclease III, translating into MPKPGQPLPLFGFFRRLLGRDRAFRQAIATLTGHSPDNVRLYQLAFTHSSVVRQQGEQARHQSNERLEFLGDAVLGTAVAEYLFRKFPYEQEGFLTEMRSRIVNRESLNAIALKIGLDKLVQLDAAQGRAARSRSVNGNALEALVGAVYLDQGYKTARKFVLHRLIKPYVDVKAMTQTTTNFKSKLIEWAQRNGKNLRYDLTGEARPGGVMEFSATVVVDENPVAVGMGLSKKQAEQLAAERALETLGV; encoded by the coding sequence ATGCCCAAGCCCGGTCAGCCCCTGCCGTTATTCGGTTTTTTTCGCCGACTGCTGGGCCGTGACCGGGCTTTTCGGCAGGCTATTGCCACGCTTACGGGCCACTCGCCCGATAACGTGCGCCTGTACCAGTTGGCCTTTACGCACTCCTCGGTGGTGCGGCAACAGGGCGAACAGGCCCGCCACCAGAGCAACGAGCGGCTGGAATTCCTCGGCGACGCGGTGCTGGGCACGGCCGTGGCGGAGTACCTGTTCCGCAAGTTTCCGTACGAGCAGGAAGGCTTTCTGACGGAGATGCGCAGTCGCATCGTGAACCGGGAAAGTCTCAACGCCATTGCCCTCAAAATCGGGCTGGATAAGCTGGTGCAGCTGGACGCCGCCCAAGGCCGGGCCGCCCGGTCGCGCTCCGTGAACGGCAACGCCCTGGAGGCACTGGTAGGGGCCGTGTACCTCGACCAAGGCTACAAAACAGCCCGCAAGTTTGTGCTCCATCGCCTCATCAAGCCCTACGTGGACGTGAAGGCCATGACCCAGACGACCACCAACTTCAAGAGCAAGCTGATTGAGTGGGCCCAGCGCAACGGCAAAAACCTGCGCTACGACCTCACCGGCGAAGCCCGCCCCGGCGGCGTGATGGAGTTTTCGGCCACGGTAGTGGTGGATGAAAACCCGGTGGCCGTCGGCATGGGCCTCTCCAAAAAACAGGCCGAGCAGCTCGCCGCCGAGCGGGCTCTGGAGACGTTGGGGGTGTAA
- a CDS encoding acyl carrier protein, which yields MSEIAEKVKAIIIDKLGVEASEVTPEASFTNDLGADSLDTVELIMEFEKEFNVSIPDDQAENIGTVGQAISYLEEHAK from the coding sequence ATGTCTGAAATTGCAGAAAAAGTAAAAGCCATCATCATCGATAAACTCGGCGTAGAGGCTTCGGAAGTAACGCCGGAGGCTTCTTTCACCAACGACCTGGGCGCTGACTCGCTCGATACCGTTGAGCTGATCATGGAATTCGAAAAAGAATTCAACGTGTCTATCCCAGACGATCAGGCTGAAAACATCGGCACCGTGGGCCAGGCTATCAGCTACCTCGAAGAGCACGCCAAGTAG
- the rsmG gene encoding 16S rRNA (guanine(527)-N(7))-methyltransferase RsmG, with the protein MNLINHYFPHLSDHQRQQFQQLDTEFRDWNERLNLVARTDVDNLEERHFLHSLAIAKVVEFAPGSSVLDVGTGGGLPGLPLAILFPEVKFHLVDSIGKKIRAVQEMAHSLHLTNLTAEQIRAEQLRPKYDYVVSRAVARLATFHTWIAHRYKPRHEAAPNSGLYYLKGGDLTEEIQESGLQATVIDLPDFFQEPFFETKKVVVVPA; encoded by the coding sequence ATGAACCTGATCAACCACTACTTCCCGCACCTCTCCGACCACCAGCGCCAGCAGTTCCAGCAACTTGATACCGAGTTCCGGGACTGGAATGAGCGCCTCAACCTGGTAGCCCGCACCGATGTGGACAACCTGGAAGAGCGTCATTTTCTGCACTCCCTGGCCATTGCCAAAGTGGTGGAATTTGCCCCCGGCTCTTCGGTGCTGGATGTTGGTACGGGCGGTGGCCTGCCGGGGCTGCCGCTGGCCATTTTGTTCCCGGAGGTGAAGTTTCACCTAGTGGACAGCATTGGCAAGAAGATTCGGGCGGTACAGGAAATGGCTCATTCGCTCCACCTAACCAACCTCACCGCCGAGCAAATCCGCGCCGAGCAGTTGCGCCCCAAGTACGACTACGTGGTGAGCCGCGCCGTGGCCCGCCTGGCCACCTTCCACACCTGGATTGCCCACCGCTACAAGCCCCGCCACGAAGCCGCTCCCAACAGCGGCCTCTACTACCTCAAAGGCGGCGACCTGACCGAGGAAATCCAGGAATCCGGTCTGCAAGCCACCGTCATCGACTTGCCGGACTTCTTCCAAGAGCCGTTCTTTGAAACCAAGAAGGTAGTAGTGGTGCCCGCGTAG
- a CDS encoding glycosyltransferase, which translates to MSFSLSPAMWLLLAVVLVQLYYAAYYFLPFAHRPPEPATGPDDEPVSVLVCAHNELENLRRLLPLILQQDYPAGFELVLIDDRSDDDTYLYVQQLTQYYPHVRLVSVARTPDGLSPKKYALTLGIKSARYERLLFTDADCIPATNQWIRYMQRGFNRPADMVLGYSAYAEEPGFLNKLIRFETLLTGAQYLSFAWRGQPYMGVGRNLAYTQPVFYQTKGFASHIRSLSGDDDLLVQDAVQQQARVAVAAEPGAHTLSEPAHTWGEWWRQKRRHLSAGRQYRLADRIRIGTFIGANLLYYCMAIGLLFSRPDWVPLATVCLVRTGAILAVYYQLGRRLEERLPVAWLPFLDAVYFFYYLALGISLFLYRTLRWK; encoded by the coding sequence TTGTCTTTCTCCCTTTCCCCCGCCATGTGGCTCCTGCTGGCCGTTGTGCTGGTGCAGCTCTATTACGCGGCCTACTACTTTCTGCCCTTTGCCCACCGCCCTCCGGAGCCCGCCACCGGCCCCGACGACGAGCCCGTATCGGTGCTGGTGTGCGCCCACAACGAGCTGGAGAACCTGCGCCGCCTGCTGCCCCTGATTCTGCAGCAGGACTACCCCGCCGGCTTCGAACTGGTACTCATCGACGACAGGTCCGACGACGACACCTACCTCTACGTGCAGCAACTCACCCAGTACTACCCGCATGTACGGCTGGTATCGGTGGCGCGCACACCTGACGGTTTGTCACCTAAAAAGTATGCCCTGACACTGGGCATCAAATCGGCCCGCTACGAGCGGCTGCTCTTCACCGATGCTGACTGTATTCCGGCCACCAATCAGTGGATCAGATATATGCAGCGAGGCTTCAATCGGCCCGCCGATATGGTTCTTGGGTACTCCGCCTACGCGGAGGAACCGGGTTTTTTGAATAAATTAATCCGGTTTGAAACCTTGCTGACGGGGGCACAGTATTTGTCCTTCGCGTGGCGTGGCCAGCCTTACATGGGCGTTGGGCGCAACCTGGCCTACACCCAGCCGGTCTTTTACCAGACAAAAGGATTTGCCTCCCATATCCGCAGCCTCAGCGGCGACGATGACCTGCTGGTGCAGGACGCCGTGCAGCAACAGGCGCGGGTGGCGGTGGCAGCGGAGCCGGGAGCCCACACGCTCAGCGAACCAGCCCACACCTGGGGCGAGTGGTGGCGGCAGAAACGGCGGCATCTTTCGGCCGGTCGGCAGTACCGCCTCGCCGACCGGATCCGCATCGGAACGTTTATCGGCGCGAATCTGCTGTATTACTGCATGGCAATCGGCCTGCTGTTTTCCCGCCCCGATTGGGTACCTTTGGCTACGGTGTGCCTCGTGCGCACCGGCGCTATTCTGGCCGTGTACTATCAGCTCGGCCGCCGGCTTGAGGAGCGGTTGCCCGTAGCGTGGCTGCCTTTTCTCGATGCTGTGTATTTTTTTTATTATCTCGCTCTGGGAATCTCGCTGTTCCTCTACCGTACGCTCCGATGGAAGTAA